The region ACCGGCGGCAGGCCGCGCGCGGCGCGGGCTTCGTTGACCGGATGGTCATGCCAGACCATCTGGATCTCGTTCATCAGGCGGCGCCAGGGACGCAGGGCGCCGTCCTGATTCCACCATCCTGACAGCGACTGGCCGCCCACGGCGGCGGGGCTGGCGGTAATGGGGTGCAGGTCAGCCGGCAGGCGAACGCGCCAGCGGCCTGGCGCCAGCGAGTGGGCGCTGAAGCCCGTGCCCTCGAACAGGGGCGCGGCGGCGGCAAACAACGCGGCGTCTTCTTCGGCGGTCAGCCCCAGCGCTTCGACGGGCAGCAGATTGGCGCTTTCGGTGCTCAGGGCGACGTGGGTCAGGTCGGCGATCCAGACCGGGGCGGGGTCGGCGGTCGCCGCGGCGGCATCCGAAGCGGCCAAGACGGGCGCGGCCGGATCAGAACCTGGCGCGCGTCCGGCGCGCGCCAGCAGCGGCCCCAGGCCGGCGCCTACCTGCTGACCGGGGGCTGACCGGAAGCCGGCCTGTTCCAGTTGCCATGCTTCATAGGACGTACAGCCGGCGTCATGGGGGTCGAACGCCAAAACGCTGGCGTCGGCGGCCCGCAGCCAGGCGTGCAGAGTGGGGGCGGTGGTGGGCAGGCGCTTGGCCAGCTCGTCCGCGATGGGCGGGCTGGCCGGCAGGGCGCCGGGAAGGACGATAAGCATGGCGGGATTGTAGTGTGTGGCGCGCGGCCGGCGGGCGCCCGCGCCGCCCTCGTTCACAACCCTCACATATATTTGCAATCCAGGTGAAGCCGGGACTGGCGGCCCTGCGCCGTAATGCCATAATGCGCGGGTGCTGAAAATACCCTACGAATTTTGGATCGGCGCCCGCTATGCGGGTATGGCCCGGATCACCAAGCGTCGCGGCCGCCGCGATCGTTTCATCTCGTTCATCGCCGCCAGTTCGATGGCGGGCATTGCCCTGGGCGTGGCGGCATTGATCGTCGTGCTTTCGGTCATGAACGGCTTCCAGAAGGAAGTGCGCGACCGCATGCTGTCGGTGCTCCCGCACATCGAGCTCTACGTGCCCGGCGCCGACGCCGATCGCGTGCTGGGCCAGTGGCAGGACATCGCCAAGGACGCCGAGCGCAACAAGGAAGTCCAGGCCGCGGCTCCCTTCGTCGCCGCGCAGGGCATGATCGTGCGGGGCCAGAGCCTGCACGGCGTGCAGGTGCGCGGTATCGAACCGGACCTTGAAGGCAAGGTGTCGGACATCCCCAAGCAAATGGTGGCCGGCAAACTCGACGACCTGAAGCCCGGCTCTTTCGGCGTGGTGCTGGGGCGCGATCTGGCCAGCAGCATGGGCCTGGTGGTGGGCGATACGGTGTTGATGCTGGCGCCGCAGGCCTCGGTCAGCCCGGCCGGCTTCGCGCCGCGCATGCGGCAGTTCACGGTGGTGGGCGTGTTTTCGTCCGGCCACTATGAGTACGACTCTTCGCTGGCCTTTGTCGATAACCAGGACGCGGCGCGCGTCTTCCGCGATACCGGCGTGGCCGGCGTGCGGCTGCGCATCGCCGATATGCAACAGGCGCCGCAGGTGGCGGCGCAATTGCAGCAGACCCTGCCGCGCTATGTCAGCGCCAGCGACTGGACGCGCAACAACCGCACCTGGTTCGCCGCCGTACAGACCGAAAAACGCATGATGTTCCTGATCCTCGCCCTGATCGTGGCGGTGGCGGCGTTCAATCTGCTGTCGTCGCTGGTGATGGCCGTCAAGGACAAGCAATCGGACATCGCCATCCTGCGTACCCTGGGCGCCAGCCCGGGCGAAGTGGCGCGTATCTTCCTGGTGCAGGGCGCGCTGATCGGCATCGTCGGCACCCTGATCGGCGTGCTGGGCGGCATGTTGCTGGCTTATAACATCGACGTCATCGTGCCTTTCATCGAACGACTGCTGGGCGTGCATTTCCTGCCGCGCCAGGTGTATTTCATCAGCGAGTTGCCTTCCGACCCGCAGTCCTCGGACATCATCAGCATCGGGGTCACCTCGCTGGTGCTGTCGCTGCTGGCCACGCTTTATCCCAGCTGGCGCGCATCGCGCCTGCAACCCGCGCAGGTGCTTCGCCATGACTGATTTCGCTTTGCATGCCGAAGACCTCGTCAAGTACTACGACGAAGGCGGCGCCCGCGTCGACGTATTGCGGGGCGTCAGCCTGAGCATCGCCCGGGGCGAAATGCTGGCCATCGTGGGCGCGTCCGGTTCGGGCAAGAGCACCCTGTTGCACATCCTCGGTCTGCTCGATGCGCCCACGACGGGCGCGGTGACCGTCGACGGCGTGGCAGCGGCCGGTTTGAGCGAGTCCGCCAAGAGCGACCTGCGCAATCGCAGCCTGGGTTTCGTCTACCAGTTCCACCACCTGTTGCCGGAATTCTCGGCGCTCGACAATGTGGCCATGCCCTTGATCGTGCGCCGCATGAACCGGGACAAGGCGCGGGCCGCCGCGGCGGAAGTGCTGGAGCAGGTGGGCCTGGCGCAGCGTGTCACCCATTATCCCGGGCAATTGTCGGGCGGTGAGCGCCAACGCGTCGCCTTGGCGCGGGCGCTGGTGACCCGGCCTGCCTGCGTGCTGGCGGATGAGCCGACCGGGAATCTGGACCGGGGCACGGCCCACAATATGTTCGAGCTGCTCACCCGCGTGAACAAGGAATCGGGTACGGCGTTTGCCATCGTCACGCACGACCGTGAACTG is a window of Bordetella sp. N DNA encoding:
- a CDS encoding lipoprotein-releasing ABC transporter permease subunit, coding for MARITKRRGRRDRFISFIAASSMAGIALGVAALIVVLSVMNGFQKEVRDRMLSVLPHIELYVPGADADRVLGQWQDIAKDAERNKEVQAAAPFVAAQGMIVRGQSLHGVQVRGIEPDLEGKVSDIPKQMVAGKLDDLKPGSFGVVLGRDLASSMGLVVGDTVLMLAPQASVSPAGFAPRMRQFTVVGVFSSGHYEYDSSLAFVDNQDAARVFRDTGVAGVRLRIADMQQAPQVAAQLQQTLPRYVSASDWTRNNRTWFAAVQTEKRMMFLILALIVAVAAFNLLSSLVMAVKDKQSDIAILRTLGASPGEVARIFLVQGALIGIVGTLIGVLGGMLLAYNIDVIVPFIERLLGVHFLPRQVYFISELPSDPQSSDIISIGVTSLVLSLLATLYPSWRASRLQPAQVLRHD
- the lolD gene encoding lipoprotein-releasing ABC transporter ATP-binding protein LolD, whose translation is MTDFALHAEDLVKYYDEGGARVDVLRGVSLSIARGEMLAIVGASGSGKSTLLHILGLLDAPTTGAVTVDGVAAAGLSESAKSDLRNRSLGFVYQFHHLLPEFSALDNVAMPLIVRRMNRDKARAAAAEVLEQVGLAQRVTHYPGQLSGGERQRVALARALVTRPACVLADEPTGNLDRGTAHNMFELLTRVNKESGTAFAIVTHDRELAGRADRQLAMENGRLV